The Pollutimonas sp. M17 sequence CGAACGGCCACGACCAGATCATCGTGCGCGGCGATTTCGTCGGCCTTGGCAAGGGCCAATCTCGCGGCGGTCTCACGCACGGCAGTCGCGGTGCCCGCATTATGCGCGTACCGGGACTTGAGGCCTTCATGGCGATCCGTCAATGCGGCGATCCGCGCGCGCTGCAAAGCACGCCTATCCTGGGCAAGCAAGACATTGAAGTACGCCGTCGCCAGCCGCGAGCCCGTTTCCTGTTGGTGAACCATAAAGGTGGCTGCGCCCTCGTCAGCCACCGCGACGCCACGCCGGTACCCCGCGTAGCGTCCATAATCCAACAGCGCCTGCTGCAATTGTATATAAGCGTTTGACGAGTCATAACTTACGTCGGAAGTAATATCCCGGCCGGAAAAGCCGGGCTGTGTAATAGCACCCGTGACACGGCCGCGTATATAGCCAGCCTGTATTTGCGGCAGCAGGCCGGCCCTGCCCTGCCGGCGAGCCGTTTGGGCCGCAAGCCTCTCGCTTACGGCCGCCCTGTAGCGATAGTCATGGTCCAGCGCCATTCGCCAGGCTCGCGACAAATCGACTGCATCCGGCCCAGCGCCGCCCGCTTCGTGCGTTGCGTCCGCCCCCGTGCGGGATGCCTTGGACGCCCCGGGCAATAATGACGAACCCCGCAAGGTAAACATATCGGGCACGCCTTGCGCATGCGAAAGCACAGCGGTTGCCGCCGTCAGCAGCAAACCGCGTAGCATCGCCATGCATGGCATTCGCACGCGTGTCCAGATAGGAAATACAGGCATCCTGTACCTTGATGTTGACGCAGACCCTGGGCGCGGGTATGGGTGAATCAAGCAGGAAGTTATTACAGTCGCGCAGAAAAGCAGGTGCGCAAACGTTACGTTCGTTATATGGTTTTACCGGCTTGCAAGCCGGCACGCCGGCCTTTGCGCCTGCCCGGCCTTCTAACGATGGAGCTGAACGGCGGGCCGCATAACCGCCGGCGCGCGGGAGAAACGTAGGAAACGGACGCAAAAGCAACATCGCGCCACACGTTGTCATAAACAGCCAAAATCCAACGGATATAGTGACACGCTTCGGCCGTTCCAGCGTGTCTTTTCCGCAGGATACTCATGACATCCTCCCGCCGTACCGAACTGGGTCTAGCGCTATATCGGTTCCGCAAGATTTTCTACAGCCTGGCCGCGTTCAGCTGCGTCATCAACATACTTGGCCTTGCACCGGCGCTTTATATGCTGCAAGTGTATGACCGGGTGCTGACCAGCACGAACGAAACCACGCTGCTCATGCTGACGATACTGGTCGTGGGCCTGTTCCTGTTGTCCGCATTGCTGGAACTCGCCCGTTCGCAGGTGCTGATACGCGTCGGCAACCGTTTCGACATGATTCTGAATCAGCGCATCTTCACCGCCTCGTTCGAGCGCAATCTGCGCCGCAGCGGGGGCAATCCCGCACAAGCGGTACAGGACCTGACCAATTTGCGCCAGTTCCTGGCCGGCAATGCCCTGATCGCATTTTTCGACGCCCCCTGGACACCCGTCTATATTGCCGTCACCTTCATGGTGCACCCGCTGCTCGGGCTCATTACCCTGGGCGGTTCGATCACATTGATCGTGCTGGCCTGCATCACCAACGCCATAACCCAAAAGCCGCTGGCCGAGGCCAACCAGGCATCGATTTCCGCCGCCGCCTTCGCCAACAACCACCTGCGCAACGCCGAGGTCATCGAGGCCATGGGCATGCTGCCTGGCTTGCGGGCACGCTGGTTCGGGCAGCACAGCCGCGTACTGGCCCTTCAGACCCAGGCCTCCGACCGCAATGCACGGATCAGCACCATCAGCCGCTTCGTGCGCATTACATTGCAATCGATCGTCCTGGGCGTAGGTGCCTTGCTGGTGATCGACGGCTCCATTACCGCGGGCATGATGATTGTGTGTTCGATCCTGATGGGCAAGGCGCTGGGACCCGTCGAACAGGCCATCGGCGCATGGCGGCAGATGCTCAATACCCGCCAGGCCTACGCCCGCCTGGACGAGATACTGAAGGAGGCGCCGCAGCGCGGCGATACGCTGAGCCTGCCCGCCCCGCAAGGCCATATCCGGCTTGAAAACGTCTTCGCGGGCGCGCCTGGCGGGCAAAGTGCGATCATCAAAGGATTGTCATTCGATATTCCCGCCGGCGACGCCGTCGGCGTCATCGGACCATCGGCCGCAGGCAAATCCACCCTGGCCCGCGTCCTGGTCGGCATCTGGCCCTCGCGGGCCGGAACCGTACGGCTGGATGGCGCGGATGTTTATCTATGGAACAAGGACGAACTGGGCCCGCATGTCGGCTACTTGCCGCAGGACATCGAGTTGTTCGAAGGTTCGATCGCCGAGAATATCGCCCGCTTCGGTGCCATGAACGATGAACAGGTCATCGAAGCCGCGCAGCGGGCCGGCGTGCACGACATGATCCTGCATCTGCCGCAAGGCTACGATACCCGCTTGGGCACGGATGGAGCCTCGCTGTCCGGCGGACAGAAACAACGGATCGCCCTGGCGCGGGCAATGTACGGCAACCCTGCCCTGCTGGTGCTGGACGAGCCCAATTCCAATCTGGACGAAAGCGGCGAAGCGGCTTTGGTGCAGGCCATCGCCGACATGAAGCGCCGAGGAAGCACCGTCGTGCTGATCACCCATCGCATGAATGTGCTTAACGCCATGGATAAACTATTGGTGATGCGCGACGGCGCTCTGGCCATGTATGGCCCGCGCGGCGACGTACTGGATGCCCTGCATCCGAAACAGATCAAGACCGCCACGCAAGCCGAACAAGGCCGCTCTCCCGGTGCCGATCCGGATGGTCAGTACCAGATCACGGCACCGCTGCATGCCATCCGAGCCAACCGGACCTGACATGACGGCCTATATCGAAAATCCCATTCCCGGCCAGGACAGCCTTCCAGGCGTCGACACCGACTTCACCAGCCCTTTGCGCTGGGGGCTTGCAGTGCTGCTCATCGGCTTCGGAGGCTTTGCCGGCTGGGCCGCTTTCGCACCGCTGGATGCGGGTATTACAGCCAACGCCGTCGTGCAAGTGGCCGGCAGCCGCAAGGCCGTGCAGCACCTGGAAGGCGGCACCGTTGAACAACTCATGGTGCGGGAAGGCGACTACGTCCGGGCCGGGCAGACCCTTGTCCGCCTGAACGCCACGCGCGCCCAGGCCGAACAGGGTGTTGTCAGTTCTCAGTACATTACCGCCGCCGCCATTGAAGCCCGGTTGATCGCCGAGCGGGACGGACTGAATCGCATCGAGCCCCTACCCGCCGTGCAGCAACGCTTCGGCAATGACCCGCGTTTCATCCGCGCCACGCGGGCGCAGCAGCGCCTGTTCGATACCCGCTCGCAAGCATTGCAAGGCGAGATCGGCATCCTGAACGAAAATCTGCAGGGCGCCGAACAACAACTGGCAAGCTTGAATCAAGTGCAGTCCAACCGGAAATCCCAGATCGGCTACTTGCAGCGGGAATTGCAGGGCGTGCGCAAACTGGCCGGCGAAGGCTATCTGCCGCGCAACCGCATGTATGAGCTGGAGCGCAACGCCGCCCAGTTGCGGGCCGCGCTCTCGAACGACGCCGTTGAATCCGGCCGGACGCGAAACCAGATCGCCGAGCTGAAACTGCGTATTCTGCAACGTGAACAGGAATACCAGAAGGAAGTCCAGTCGCAGCTGTCGGACGTTCATAAAGAAGCCTCCGCGCTCCACGACCGGTTAAGCGCGCTCGACTACACGGTAAGGCAAACCGACATCCAGGCCCCGGTGGACGGTTATGTGCAGAATCTGAGCATACATACCGTGGGCGGTGTTGTATCGCCGGGCGCCGTCCTGATGGAAATCGTGCCCGAAGACCGGAGCTACCTGATCCAGGCCCAGGTGCCGGTGCATGCGGTCGACCGCATGCGGCCCGGTCTTGACGTGGAAATCAGTTTTCCGGCCTTCAATCATGCCCAGACGCCGAACGTTCCGGGCAAAGTGCTGACCGTTTCCGCCGACCGCCTCAAAGACGACGACAGCAAAGCCCCCTACTACCTGGCTCAGGTCGAAGTTACGCCGGAGGGCGTCGACATGCTCAGCACAAATACCATTCGCCCCGGCATGCCCGCATCGGTGCTCATCCGGACGGGGGAGCGGACCATGCTGAGCTACTTGCTGAAGCCATTCCTCGACCGGCTGGACAAGTCATTCAAGGAGCAGTGATGCGAATAGCCGCAACGACGCGCATGCTGTTACTGCTCGCCATGCTGGCCTGCCTTCTGCCCCAAAGAAGTCAAGCGGCCGAGTCTTCCGTACGGCCGGCCAGGCAGCCATCGAACGAAACAACTCAGCAGCCTGTGCTGGACCTCACACTCGTCCAGGCCTGGCAAGCCGCCTTGAAACACGATCCCGGGTACCAAGCCGCCATCAGCGAACGCGAGGCCGGCCAGGCCAACCGCGGCATCGGCCGCGCAGGTCTGTTGCCGCAGGTCAGCGCATCGCTGGGCCGCAGCAAGCTGCGCGGCACTCTGGAAATCCCGAGCCCTCTCGGTGGAGTGCGCGACGAAGACCTGAACTACACAATCAAGACCAGCGAGATCCGCGCCACCCAGACCGTATTCGACTGGAGCCGCTATGCCGAATACCGGCAAGGCCATGCGCGCGCCGATCATAGCCTGGCCGTCTTCGATACCAAAGCGACAGACACCGCGACGCGGCTGTTCAACCGTTACTTCCAGGCCTTGCTGGCTCACGAGAACATCGTGCTGGCCCAGAACAAGCTGGATGCCAACGAGAAACTGCAAATGGTCGCCCGGCACCGCTTCGACAACGGCGAAGGCACCATTACGGATATTCGCCAAGCCGCTTCGCGACGCGATCTATCGCGCGCCGACCTGATTGCGGCCAGGGACGCCATGGTGATCGCACAACGCGAACTGCAGGAGATGGTGGGGCCCTCCCCCTTGCGCCTGGCCGCCCTGAAGCCTGATTTTCAGGCGCAGCCGCTCTCGCCTCCTTCCCTTGCGCAATGGCAGTCGGCCGCCCTGGCGGGCAGCGGCGAAATCCGCAGCAGCGAGCAAAACCTGCGCATCGCGGCCGACGAAGTCGATCGCAGTTTCGGTGGCCACTTGCCCACGTTGGAGCTCGTTGCCGCCCGCCGCTTGGCCAGCAACGAAACCATTGCCACCCGCTACCAGGACAGCAGCACCACGGAGATCGGCGTCCAGGTGTCCCTGCCCATTTATTCCGGCGGCCTGACCAGCGCCCTTGTCGATCAGGCAGGGCATAACCGGGATCGCGCCCTGCACGAACTGGCGGCGACACGCGAGCGCACCGCCGTGGAGGTGACCCGGCAATATCATGCCGTCGTCAGCGGGGCACAACGGATCAATGCGCTGATCGTGGCCGAACAATCGGGCGTGCAGGCACTGGAAGCCGTCGAGGCCGGCTTCGCGGCGGGAACGCACAGCATGGTCGACATCCTGGATACACAGGACCAACTGTATCGGTCGCGGCTGGACCTGGCGCAATCGCGGCTGGAGTATGTGCTGGCAAGATTGATGCTGTCGGCCGCCTCGGGAGGACTGGATGCGCAGTTGATTCAGCGGACGAGTGAGCAGTATTTCGGGAAAGGCCGGGTAGCCTTGCAGCCACCACCCCCGAAGTTCTGAGCCTTGCCGCGCCCCGCTGATCAGACCGTTGCGGCCATCATTTCCCGCAGTGCCTCCAAGGCCTCTTTGATGGCCTGCTGCTGGGCCGTCGATGCCGGAGGAATCGGCCTCAAGGTATGGCCGGTGGGCACCCCTTGCAGCGACAAGGTGAATTTGGCCAGGGCGACACGGTTGTCCGCATACATGGCGTTCCATAGCCGCAGCAGCCTTTCGTGCAAGGCCAGGGCATAGCCGTGGTCGCCGCGGCGCACCGCATCCCACAAGCTAACGCAGGCCCCCGGCGCGGTCGACGTCAGCATGGAGATCACGCCATGGGCGCCCAAGGCCATGCAGGGATACAGCAGGGAGTCCACGGCGGCATAGATGCGGTCTTGCGGGCCTGCGGCAATCAGCAGGTCGGCCAGCGCCTTCAG is a genomic window containing:
- a CDS encoding HlyD family type I secretion periplasmic adaptor subunit, with translation MTAYIENPIPGQDSLPGVDTDFTSPLRWGLAVLLIGFGGFAGWAAFAPLDAGITANAVVQVAGSRKAVQHLEGGTVEQLMVREGDYVRAGQTLVRLNATRAQAEQGVVSSQYITAAAIEARLIAERDGLNRIEPLPAVQQRFGNDPRFIRATRAQQRLFDTRSQALQGEIGILNENLQGAEQQLASLNQVQSNRKSQIGYLQRELQGVRKLAGEGYLPRNRMYELERNAAQLRAALSNDAVESGRTRNQIAELKLRILQREQEYQKEVQSQLSDVHKEASALHDRLSALDYTVRQTDIQAPVDGYVQNLSIHTVGGVVSPGAVLMEIVPEDRSYLIQAQVPVHAVDRMRPGLDVEISFPAFNHAQTPNVPGKVLTVSADRLKDDDSKAPYYLAQVEVTPEGVDMLSTNTIRPGMPASVLIRTGERTMLSYLLKPFLDRLDKSFKEQ
- a CDS encoding TolC family outer membrane protein; translation: MRIAATTRMLLLLAMLACLLPQRSQAAESSVRPARQPSNETTQQPVLDLTLVQAWQAALKHDPGYQAAISEREAGQANRGIGRAGLLPQVSASLGRSKLRGTLEIPSPLGGVRDEDLNYTIKTSEIRATQTVFDWSRYAEYRQGHARADHSLAVFDTKATDTATRLFNRYFQALLAHENIVLAQNKLDANEKLQMVARHRFDNGEGTITDIRQAASRRDLSRADLIAARDAMVIAQRELQEMVGPSPLRLAALKPDFQAQPLSPPSLAQWQSAALAGSGEIRSSEQNLRIAADEVDRSFGGHLPTLELVAARRLASNETIATRYQDSSTTEIGVQVSLPIYSGGLTSALVDQAGHNRDRALHELAATRERTAVEVTRQYHAVVSGAQRINALIVAEQSGVQALEAVEAGFAAGTHSMVDILDTQDQLYRSRLDLAQSRLEYVLARLMLSAASGGLDAQLIQRTSEQYFGKGRVALQPPPPKF
- a CDS encoding TolC family outer membrane protein, with amino-acid sequence MAMLRGLLLTAATAVLSHAQGVPDMFTLRGSSLLPGASKASRTGADATHEAGGAGPDAVDLSRAWRMALDHDYRYRAAVSERLAAQTARRQGRAGLLPQIQAGYIRGRVTGAITQPGFSGRDITSDVSYDSSNAYIQLQQALLDYGRYAGYRRGVAVADEGAATFMVHQQETGSRLATAYFNVLLAQDRRALQRARIAALTDRHEGLKSRYAHNAGTATAVRETAARLALAKADEIAAHDDLVVAVRELQSMLGFVPDSVAGPGDEFPLQLPQPASLDEWLRRASVNNPSARAARETVNVAQAELDQAKSEYWPTVSLVASYSNADSENLSVLSQRSNTFMVGIHVAIPIFTGGYTTANVARARAVYRQRRHELDAAREKAAADAMRQYTNVADGVERIRALQSAVASSELSVDAAQKAFSYGVGSNLDVLDEQDVLFEARSKLEQARLEYLLARLQLERVAGELEAGDFDSINELYLSKPVNLDIRP
- a CDS encoding type I secretion system permease/ATPase; protein product: MTSSRRTELGLALYRFRKIFYSLAAFSCVINILGLAPALYMLQVYDRVLTSTNETTLLMLTILVVGLFLLSALLELARSQVLIRVGNRFDMILNQRIFTASFERNLRRSGGNPAQAVQDLTNLRQFLAGNALIAFFDAPWTPVYIAVTFMVHPLLGLITLGGSITLIVLACITNAITQKPLAEANQASISAAAFANNHLRNAEVIEAMGMLPGLRARWFGQHSRVLALQTQASDRNARISTISRFVRITLQSIVLGVGALLVIDGSITAGMMIVCSILMGKALGPVEQAIGAWRQMLNTRQAYARLDEILKEAPQRGDTLSLPAPQGHIRLENVFAGAPGGQSAIIKGLSFDIPAGDAVGVIGPSAAGKSTLARVLVGIWPSRAGTVRLDGADVYLWNKDELGPHVGYLPQDIELFEGSIAENIARFGAMNDEQVIEAAQRAGVHDMILHLPQGYDTRLGTDGASLSGGQKQRIALARAMYGNPALLVLDEPNSNLDESGEAALVQAIADMKRRGSTVVLITHRMNVLNAMDKLLVMRDGALAMYGPRGDVLDALHPKQIKTATQAEQGRSPGADPDGQYQITAPLHAIRANRT